Proteins from a genomic interval of Symmachiella macrocystis:
- a CDS encoding DnaJ C-terminal domain-containing protein — protein sequence MSVDYYKTLELSREASADEIRKAYKKMARKYHPDLNPDDAVAQQKFNEVQEAYDVLNDSDKREQYDRYGSAFKGGQGPQPGYSYNWKEGSGGPGGFSDLDLGDLFGGQVDLGGMFGGGGSSPFGRQTGPRSRRQRAMKGQDHRLEIDIPFHVAAEGGEHRLELSRDGKPERLNIKIPAGVDNGSVIRLAGEGSPGSGGGENGDLLVTIRVAPHPYFKRDGNNILVEVPITVSEAVLGAKVDVPTLNDGNVLLTVPAGSSSGTKLRLREKGVPDRKTKVRGDQFVTLKIIAPQNLGSKADQLMRQFADYEKTNPRENLW from the coding sequence ATGTCCGTCGATTATTACAAAACTTTGGAGCTTTCCCGCGAAGCCTCGGCGGACGAGATCCGTAAAGCGTATAAGAAGATGGCGCGCAAGTATCATCCCGATTTGAACCCCGATGATGCGGTTGCACAACAAAAATTCAACGAGGTTCAAGAAGCGTACGACGTTCTCAACGATTCCGATAAACGCGAACAATACGACCGTTATGGCAGCGCTTTTAAAGGGGGCCAAGGGCCGCAGCCGGGTTATAGCTATAACTGGAAAGAAGGTTCTGGCGGGCCGGGCGGATTCAGTGATCTGGACCTGGGAGACCTCTTCGGGGGGCAAGTCGACCTGGGGGGCATGTTCGGTGGAGGGGGCAGTAGCCCATTTGGACGCCAAACCGGCCCGCGCAGCCGTCGCCAACGGGCGATGAAAGGCCAGGATCATCGCCTGGAAATCGATATTCCGTTTCATGTCGCCGCAGAAGGGGGCGAGCATCGTTTGGAACTGAGCCGTGACGGCAAGCCGGAACGCCTGAACATCAAGATTCCCGCCGGTGTCGACAACGGCAGCGTCATCCGGCTCGCTGGCGAAGGCAGCCCGGGCTCCGGCGGTGGTGAGAACGGTGACCTGCTGGTCACCATTCGTGTCGCACCTCACCCCTATTTCAAACGAGATGGAAACAATATTCTGGTGGAGGTCCCCATCACAGTTTCCGAGGCGGTATTGGGGGCCAAGGTGGATGTCCCCACCCTGAATGACGGCAATGTGCTCCTGACCGTCCCGGCCGGATCCTCGAGCGGCACGAAATTGCGGCTCCGCGAAAAAGGCGTGCCCGACCGCAAAACGAAAGTCCGCGGTGATCAATTCGTCACATTGAAAATTATCGCCCCGCAAAATCTCGGATCCAAGGCCGATCAGTTGATGCGGCAATTCGCCGACTACGAAAAAACCAATCCTCGCGAAAACCTCTGGTAA
- a CDS encoding ABC transporter permease: protein MTPLLHFSLRNLLTRPLRTLLSLIGLTVAIAAMVGLFSVANGLDRMIHDTFERIPGLIAVQPGAPIPLFSKLPSAWGADIADTPGVGVVNAEVWNRAQIIEGKQVFSPPRFLFGTDIATRTQLRHGVYRDALEEGRFLTPSDHGTLNTVISRSIAEEFEKQVGDSLRVDGNNLTIVGIYDCNSLFLDVTIILDVDAVRRISRTGQDTVSAYYVELAEGANSEAVIAAVQDRFRGRKLDAVDPNSLLNMAMGAQPTTAANGQGGVLAQWLTTLFTPPATTNGESVAPQEPSNEDALPEETEVDDETVDPAEELPLEIRSVEDWTNDFEKFSADLDIFLVIMTGIGITIAVVSILNTMLMSVTERSIEFGILKANGWSRRDILLLIGLESGILGVTGGIMGAAIGWVATLVINYYWAERVYLYAGPGLLSASVAFSTLLGIAGGLYPAYLAARMTPMEAIRRG, encoded by the coding sequence ATGACTCCATTGCTCCACTTTTCGCTCCGGAATTTGTTGACCCGCCCGTTGCGGACATTGTTGTCGTTGATCGGGCTAACCGTGGCGATTGCCGCCATGGTTGGGCTGTTTTCCGTGGCCAACGGCCTGGATCGCATGATCCACGACACCTTCGAACGCATTCCCGGCTTGATCGCCGTGCAGCCCGGAGCGCCGATTCCGCTATTTTCCAAGCTCCCCTCTGCCTGGGGAGCGGACATTGCCGACACACCCGGAGTGGGGGTCGTCAATGCCGAAGTCTGGAACCGGGCGCAAATCATCGAAGGCAAGCAGGTTTTCAGCCCGCCGCGGTTTCTCTTCGGAACCGATATCGCCACCCGAACACAGTTGCGGCACGGTGTCTATCGCGATGCCCTCGAAGAGGGGCGGTTTTTAACGCCATCCGACCACGGCACGCTCAACACGGTCATCAGCCGCAGTATCGCCGAGGAGTTCGAGAAACAAGTGGGAGACTCCCTGCGGGTCGATGGAAACAATTTGACCATCGTCGGGATTTATGATTGCAACTCATTATTCCTGGATGTGACGATCATTTTAGATGTCGATGCCGTGCGGCGGATCTCGCGGACCGGGCAGGATACCGTTTCGGCCTATTACGTCGAATTGGCCGAAGGGGCGAACAGTGAAGCGGTCATCGCCGCCGTCCAGGATCGGTTCCGCGGCCGCAAATTAGATGCCGTCGACCCGAATAGCTTGTTGAACATGGCCATGGGCGCGCAGCCGACCACTGCAGCGAACGGGCAAGGCGGAGTCTTAGCACAATGGCTGACGACGTTGTTTACGCCCCCCGCAACAACCAACGGCGAATCAGTTGCTCCACAGGAACCATCGAATGAGGACGCTCTGCCTGAAGAAACCGAAGTCGACGACGAGACCGTCGATCCTGCGGAAGAGTTACCTTTGGAAATCCGCAGCGTGGAAGATTGGACCAACGATTTCGAAAAATTCAGTGCGGACCTCGACATTTTTTTAGTCATCATGACGGGCATCGGGATTACGATCGCCGTGGTGAGCATTCTAAATACGATGCTGATGAGCGTCACCGAGCGTTCGATTGAGTTTGGGATCCTCAAGGCGAACGGTTGGTCCCGGCGGGATATTTTGTTGTTGATTGGATTGGAAAGTGGAATCTTGGGCGTCACCGGAGGCATCATGGGCGCAGCCATCGGCTGGGTGGCGACGCTGGTGATCAATTACTACTGGGCGGAGCGCGTCTATCTCTACGCCGGTCCCGGCTTGCTCTCAGCGAGCGTGGCGTTCAGCACCCTCTTAGGCATCGCCGGCGGCCTGTACCCCGCCTACTTGGCCGCACGAATGACCCCCATGGAGGCCATCCGTCGGGGGTAG
- a CDS encoding ABC transporter ATP-binding protein, with amino-acid sequence MIEIRDVRQDYLAGETVVHALRGVSCDIPAGAFTFIVGPSGSGKSSLLYLLGALDEPASGEISVNGRVLSALSARQRNAFRRDDVGFIFQNFNLLNNLNAVDNVLVPFLPGGISAQRREDAVRLLKRVGLGDRLEHRPNQLSGGEQQRVAIARALLKRPLLVLADEPTGELDSESGAEIYRHLRELCNEQQSTIVIVTHDRSFIDPADLVLTIRDGQIHNA; translated from the coding sequence ATGATTGAGATTCGGGACGTCCGGCAAGATTACCTGGCGGGTGAAACTGTGGTGCATGCGCTGCGGGGGGTGTCGTGTGATATTCCCGCCGGGGCGTTTACGTTCATCGTGGGGCCGTCGGGTAGCGGGAAGAGTAGTTTATTATATTTGCTCGGTGCGTTGGATGAACCGGCGTCGGGCGAGATTTCTGTGAATGGGCGGGTCTTGTCAGCGCTCTCTGCGCGGCAGCGGAATGCCTTTCGTCGAGATGACGTGGGATTCATTTTTCAAAACTTCAATCTGCTCAACAACCTGAATGCGGTCGACAACGTACTGGTACCTTTTTTACCGGGTGGCATCTCCGCCCAACGGCGCGAGGATGCAGTGCGATTGCTCAAACGGGTGGGATTGGGCGATCGCTTGGAACATCGCCCGAATCAACTTTCGGGAGGGGAACAACAACGCGTGGCAATCGCCCGCGCGCTGCTCAAACGGCCGCTGTTGGTCTTAGCCGATGAGCCGACGGGAGAATTGGACAGTGAAAGCGGCGCGGAGATTTATCGACATCTCCGTGAATTGTGCAACGAACAACAATCGACGATCGTGATCGTCACGCACGACCGCAGTTTCATCGACCCCGCTGACTTGGTGCTGACGATTCGCGACGGTCAAATCCACAACGCGTGA
- the rnpA gene encoding ribonuclease P protein component: MPITRRYSFRKQQHLRSSSDFTRVYDLKQRAGDNHLLIFAAANDLGQTRIGLSVSKKHGNAVRRSRIKRLLREAFRLNQHDLPTGLDLILIPRQGAKSTLADYGGSLRRIARRLAKRIPTRST, encoded by the coding sequence ATGCCCATCACCCGCCGTTATTCATTCCGCAAGCAACAGCATTTGCGGAGTTCCTCAGACTTCACACGGGTGTACGATCTGAAGCAGCGCGCTGGGGATAATCACTTGTTAATCTTTGCCGCTGCCAACGACCTGGGGCAGACCCGCATCGGGCTGAGTGTCTCTAAAAAACATGGCAATGCTGTCCGGCGGTCGCGGATCAAACGCTTACTGCGCGAGGCATTCCGGTTGAATCAACATGATTTACCCACCGGTTTGGACTTGATACTGATTCCTCGGCAAGGAGCCAAGAGCACGCTGGCGGACTACGGCGGTTCATTACGGCGGATCGCTCGGCGGTTGGCGAAACGGATTCCAACAAGGTCGACATAA
- the yidD gene encoding membrane protein insertion efficiency factor YidD — MAALPGWGLIGLVRLYQLTLSPLLGQTCRFHPSCSQYMIEAVRKYGVIVGAWKGIKRIARCHPFHPGGYDPP, encoded by the coding sequence GTGGCGGCTTTGCCCGGCTGGGGCCTGATCGGCTTGGTGCGGCTGTATCAATTGACGCTCAGCCCGCTACTCGGTCAAACGTGCCGCTTCCACCCCTCGTGCAGTCAATACATGATTGAGGCGGTACGAAAATACGGGGTAATCGTCGGTGCCTGGAAGGGAATCAAACGCATCGCCCGCTGCCATCCCTTCCACCCCGGCGGCTACGACCCACCATAG
- a CDS encoding NfeD family protein, whose product MEQMCIDRERCRRAAWLFGAFAAFLPVSAALGQADVAQAKPQAAAIGQFITLDGTIDDAAIGRVKRMGLALQNRAQQEGRKGVLVLEITKGTSQFHNVQGLANFLSKDLPGLRKVAWIPQDVSGNNVVAALACNDIVMHPDAALGNIGLGKSLDPDEQNFVVNLVNRRHNNKLSSALAMGMTDPQVEVIQVQIQSGEPPNDATETRLVLPDEFERLQRVERVAIPQHETVKNPGRAGTFTGSQAAHGGYLVSAVAQDKSDVAELYGLPRQAMREDPAGGDAPVVRVIRIDDMIEPILQGFVVRHIEQAVAEGANLIIFEIDSPGGFAHSSQEIANTIADLDSQEVRTVAYVPKMAYSGAAIVALGCDEIYLHPDAKIGDAGAIHEVGPEGKFQWVPEKLLGPLKENLQDLARKNNRPEALALAMTIKETEVFQVKHRDTGRVWYMTEDEIHAKGDEWIKGAIVPETRNDQLLTINGERAEELLIAEAPVADQEELRERLSIPPEVSLQAVGRTWVDSLVFILNEPGVKLLLIVLGIIGVYIELHVPSGLFGIGAGVCFALFFWASYLGGTAGWLEVVLFLCGIICIGIELFVIPGLTVFGVSGGLLMIASLILASQTFVIPQSSMDYKILERSVISLAGAIVGVVVIAAVLNRFLPKMPLFDQLVLTPPGAENAGQPQLAPDLVGAGTARLVGRTGVATTVLRPAGKAKIDDEFIDVVSDGPYIDAGSEIEVVSAEGNYIIVRRV is encoded by the coding sequence ATGGAACAAATGTGCATTGACCGGGAACGCTGTCGGCGGGCAGCGTGGCTATTCGGCGCTTTCGCGGCATTTCTCCCCGTTTCAGCAGCACTGGGTCAGGCGGATGTCGCCCAAGCCAAACCGCAAGCCGCCGCCATCGGGCAATTCATCACGCTGGATGGGACCATCGACGATGCGGCAATCGGCCGCGTGAAACGGATGGGCCTGGCGCTGCAAAACCGCGCTCAACAAGAAGGCCGCAAAGGGGTCTTGGTGTTGGAAATCACCAAGGGAACCAGCCAATTCCATAATGTGCAGGGTTTGGCCAATTTTCTCTCCAAAGACCTTCCCGGACTGCGCAAAGTCGCCTGGATTCCGCAAGACGTTTCAGGAAACAATGTCGTCGCCGCATTGGCCTGCAATGACATTGTGATGCATCCCGATGCTGCGCTGGGAAATATCGGGTTGGGCAAATCGCTCGATCCGGATGAACAAAATTTCGTCGTGAATCTGGTCAATCGCCGACACAACAACAAGCTCAGTTCAGCGTTGGCAATGGGGATGACCGACCCGCAAGTCGAAGTCATCCAAGTGCAGATTCAATCCGGCGAGCCCCCCAACGACGCCACCGAAACGCGGTTGGTGTTGCCCGATGAATTCGAACGTTTACAACGTGTCGAGCGGGTGGCGATCCCCCAACATGAAACGGTCAAAAATCCAGGTCGAGCCGGAACCTTCACCGGCAGCCAAGCTGCCCACGGTGGGTATTTGGTTTCAGCCGTGGCACAGGACAAATCGGATGTGGCCGAATTGTACGGCCTGCCCCGCCAAGCCATGCGCGAAGACCCCGCCGGCGGCGATGCCCCGGTCGTGCGCGTGATTCGCATCGACGACATGATCGAACCGATCCTGCAAGGTTTTGTGGTACGTCACATCGAGCAGGCGGTCGCGGAAGGGGCAAATTTGATCATTTTTGAAATCGATTCGCCGGGAGGATTCGCGCATTCGAGTCAGGAGATCGCCAACACGATCGCCGATCTTGACAGCCAAGAGGTGCGCACCGTGGCCTACGTCCCCAAAATGGCCTACAGCGGCGCTGCCATCGTTGCCTTGGGATGCGACGAAATCTATTTGCATCCCGACGCAAAAATTGGGGATGCCGGCGCAATCCATGAAGTGGGGCCGGAAGGCAAATTTCAATGGGTCCCCGAGAAGCTGTTGGGACCGCTCAAAGAAAACTTGCAAGACCTGGCCCGCAAAAACAATCGGCCGGAAGCGTTGGCCTTGGCGATGACGATCAAGGAAACCGAAGTCTTCCAAGTCAAACATCGCGATACAGGCCGCGTCTGGTACATGACCGAGGACGAGATTCACGCCAAAGGAGACGAATGGATCAAGGGAGCCATTGTCCCCGAAACCCGCAACGATCAACTGCTCACCATCAACGGCGAACGCGCTGAAGAATTGTTGATTGCCGAAGCGCCGGTGGCCGATCAGGAGGAGCTGCGTGAACGGCTTTCGATTCCGCCGGAGGTTTCGTTACAGGCAGTCGGACGCACCTGGGTTGATTCCCTGGTCTTTATACTCAACGAGCCAGGTGTTAAGTTGCTGCTGATCGTGCTGGGGATTATTGGCGTGTATATCGAATTGCATGTCCCAAGCGGACTGTTTGGCATCGGTGCGGGGGTCTGTTTTGCGTTGTTTTTCTGGGCCAGTTATCTGGGCGGCACCGCCGGTTGGTTGGAGGTCGTGCTCTTTTTGTGCGGGATCATCTGCATCGGAATCGAGTTGTTTGTGATCCCCGGCTTGACGGTCTTTGGCGTTTCCGGCGGGCTGTTGATGATCGCCTCGCTGATATTAGCCAGCCAGACATTTGTCATTCCGCAATCCTCGATGGACTACAAAATCCTGGAACGCTCCGTGATCTCGCTGGCAGGTGCCATTGTCGGCGTAGTGGTGATTGCTGCGGTGCTGAATCGGTTTTTGCCCAAAATGCCGCTGTTCGACCAATTGGTCCTCACGCCCCCTGGCGCTGAAAATGCCGGGCAACCGCAATTGGCGCCGGATCTTGTTGGTGCTGGGACAGCACGATTGGTGGGCCGCACCGGGGTCGCGACGACTGTCCTGCGGCCGGCGGGCAAAGCGAAAATTGATGACGAGTTCATCGACGTCGTCAGCGACGGGCCTTACATCGATGCCGGCAGTGAGATCGAAGTCGTCTCCGCCGAAGGAAATTATATTATCGTACGGCGCGTCTAA
- a CDS encoding transglutaminase-like domain-containing protein: MRSIRYRPILWKLLGLMALLLAAPTWAEETSTPTAKEESWDVIYLGDSRVGYARSTTMPVMRDGQKLIRSETEMHMVIKRFGQALKITMLETYEETADGDVVSFSMSMNNPPFSSMTSTGIRSGDRLDITTEIAGKKSHKKVAWDPEAKSPAFQQRLLEEEPLKPGETQTIKVFAPDSLQFSTVDITAIGEEKVKLLDGELHSLLKVNSTMTLPGGVKITSASYLDEDGATLRTTLPIAGLTMSMFRVEKAAALKELAGDELDLGISTLVKVSRIKNAHQASKVVYSITMPGEDPAQFLVAGETQNIEKTSNPEVVTLTVTQAATPKSDDSEAAAVDDAYTHPTPFLQSDDPTVMKHARLAVGDEQDAWKKALLLEQYVHQKLTKKNFSTAMASAAEVAANLEGDCTEHAVLLAAMARAVGIPSRIAAGLVYVDRLSSFGGHMWTEVYVAGHWIPLDATLGAGGIGGGHIKLSETSMADDAGAPITALLPMMTALAKIKLEVIDVEHAR, translated from the coding sequence ATGCGTTCAATTCGATACCGGCCGATCCTATGGAAACTGCTCGGCTTGATGGCGTTGCTTCTTGCGGCGCCGACCTGGGCCGAAGAAACGTCCACCCCTACGGCTAAAGAGGAATCGTGGGACGTCATCTATCTCGGCGATTCGCGCGTGGGCTACGCGCGATCGACAACCATGCCGGTCATGCGCGATGGGCAGAAGTTGATTCGCAGCGAAACCGAAATGCATATGGTCATCAAACGTTTTGGACAAGCGTTGAAAATCACGATGTTGGAAACCTATGAAGAAACGGCCGATGGGGATGTGGTTTCCTTCTCAATGAGCATGAACAACCCTCCCTTCTCAAGCATGACGTCCACCGGAATACGTTCCGGCGACCGCCTCGACATTACAACCGAGATCGCTGGAAAGAAATCGCATAAAAAAGTCGCCTGGGATCCCGAGGCGAAATCCCCTGCTTTCCAACAACGGCTGCTCGAAGAAGAACCGCTGAAACCGGGCGAAACGCAGACAATTAAAGTCTTCGCCCCCGATTCACTTCAATTCTCGACGGTCGACATCACGGCAATCGGCGAGGAAAAAGTGAAGTTGCTGGATGGAGAGCTGCATTCCCTGTTGAAAGTCAACAGCACGATGACCCTGCCCGGAGGAGTAAAAATCACCTCCGCCTCCTACCTGGACGAAGACGGTGCAACACTGCGGACAACATTGCCCATCGCAGGACTGACGATGTCGATGTTTCGCGTTGAGAAGGCAGCAGCCCTGAAAGAACTGGCGGGAGACGAGTTGGACTTGGGGATCAGCACGTTAGTCAAAGTATCGCGGATCAAAAACGCGCACCAGGCGAGCAAAGTCGTCTACTCCATCACAATGCCTGGGGAGGATCCGGCACAATTCCTCGTTGCCGGTGAAACGCAGAACATTGAAAAAACGTCAAATCCTGAAGTGGTGACTCTGACCGTTACCCAAGCTGCAACGCCTAAGTCAGACGATTCTGAGGCAGCGGCGGTGGACGATGCTTACACGCATCCGACGCCGTTTCTACAAAGCGATGACCCCACTGTGATGAAGCATGCTCGCCTCGCCGTCGGAGACGAACAGGATGCCTGGAAGAAGGCGTTGCTACTGGAACAATACGTACATCAAAAGTTAACAAAAAAGAACTTTTCGACAGCTATGGCCTCCGCCGCTGAAGTGGCGGCGAATCTCGAAGGGGACTGTACCGAGCATGCGGTCCTGTTGGCAGCGATGGCCCGTGCGGTGGGAATTCCCTCACGCATTGCGGCCGGATTGGTCTATGTTGACCGGCTGAGCAGCTTCGGAGGCCACATGTGGACTGAGGTCTACGTGGCGGGGCATTGGATTCCTCTGGACGCAACGTTGGGTGCCGGTGGTATCGGCGGCGGGCACATTAAGTTGTCAGAAACCAGCATGGCGGATGATGCAGGTGCTCCCATTACGGCATTATTGCCGATGATGACTGCATTGGCGAAAATCAAGCTCGAGGTGATTGATGTGGAGCATGCCCGATGA
- a CDS encoding sulfotransferase family protein — MSSLRDNLIIQLGPGLFGGTTLGHWMKLLWANGFSIAPQCMLRAGAITAISAATTACSYYESLRYSSKVRDVEVQPPIFVLGHWRSGTTHLHNLMCVDKRFAYPNFYQVLYPHSFLSTESTITNMFKAIVPEKRFVDNVKLAFDVPYEDEFALCVSTHFSNYTSMAFPHAEEENNRYLTMRDVPAEELAQWRAALMLFLKKLTWKYQKPLVLKSPSHTCRIKLLLEMFPDAKFIHIHREPYSVFRSTRGLITGWDRWHRLQVRDFAALDDYLIRRYKELYDVFFEERSLIPEGQFHELSYEELDADPYGEIEKAYAQLNLPDFNGVKADMQAYVNGIANYQKNAHPDLEPGLRATIAQAWQRSFEEWDYAA; from the coding sequence ATGTCGTCTTTGCGAGATAATTTAATCATTCAACTTGGTCCAGGATTGTTCGGGGGCACCACCCTAGGGCATTGGATGAAGTTGTTGTGGGCGAACGGTTTTTCAATTGCGCCGCAATGTATGTTGCGTGCCGGAGCCATCACGGCGATCTCCGCCGCCACGACCGCATGCAGTTATTATGAAAGCCTGCGGTACTCCTCGAAGGTCCGCGATGTCGAGGTGCAACCGCCGATCTTCGTGCTAGGCCATTGGCGGAGCGGCACCACGCATCTGCACAATTTAATGTGCGTCGACAAACGGTTTGCCTACCCCAATTTTTATCAGGTCTTGTATCCGCACTCGTTTCTCTCGACCGAGTCGACCATCACAAATATGTTTAAAGCGATCGTTCCAGAGAAACGCTTTGTCGACAATGTGAAGCTTGCGTTTGACGTGCCCTACGAGGACGAGTTTGCGCTGTGTGTCTCAACACATTTCTCAAATTACACCAGCATGGCGTTTCCCCATGCGGAAGAAGAGAACAACCGTTATTTGACGATGCGCGACGTCCCGGCTGAAGAATTGGCGCAATGGCGGGCGGCATTGATGTTGTTTCTAAAAAAACTGACCTGGAAGTACCAGAAGCCGTTGGTGCTCAAGTCGCCTTCGCACACCTGCCGGATTAAACTTCTGCTCGAGATGTTTCCTGACGCAAAGTTCATCCACATCCACCGCGAGCCGTATAGTGTCTTCCGTTCGACACGCGGTCTGATCACAGGTTGGGATCGTTGGCATCGCTTACAAGTGCGGGATTTTGCCGCGCTCGACGATTATTTGATCCGTCGCTACAAAGAGCTGTACGACGTATTCTTCGAAGAGCGCTCGCTGATTCCCGAGGGGCAATTCCACGAGTTGTCCTACGAAGAGCTCGATGCGGATCCCTACGGCGAGATTGAAAAAGCATACGCCCAACTCAACTTGCCCGACTTCAACGGAGTCAAAGCAGACATGCAGGCCTACGTCAACGGGATTGCAAATTACCAGAAAAACGCGCATCCCGACCTGGAACCGGGACTCCGGGCCACCATCGCTCAGGCCTGGCAAAGAAGCTTTGAGGAATGGGATTACGCCGCCTAA
- a CDS encoding FMN-binding glutamate synthase family protein, producing the protein MAYWIFAGLGFCLLTVVIYDLLQTKHAILRNFPVIGHFRYILEAVGPELRQYIVTDNNEERPFSRDQRRWVYASSKLANNYFGFGTDNDLETPANHLIVKQVMFPLPIYHGCDAEFDPNFSLPCAKVLGGKRGRRLAFRPTSVVNISAMSFGSLSAPAIEALNRGSQIAGCLHNTGEGGVSRYHLHGGELIWQIGTGYFGCRDAQGNFDLQMFLDTVAAHPIRAIEIKLSQGAKPGLGGMLPAAKISREISEIRGIPMGVDCASPNNHRAFHDVDSMLDFVELLADKTGLPVGIKSAVGELAFWQELAKAMSNSDRGVDFITVDGGEGGTGAAPLSFSDHVSLPFKLGMSRVYRTFAESGLHQDIVFIGSGKLGLPETALFAFALGCDLVNVGREAMLSIGCIQAQRCHTGHCPAGIATQNRWLMRGLDPTSKAARMANYVVSLRKELTHLSRACGVCHPALLTCDHFEILHGNFGVPSMQELYHYEPNWGLPNPQDTEAITRLVLGDVPAKA; encoded by the coding sequence ATGGCGTATTGGATCTTCGCCGGCTTGGGATTCTGTCTGCTTACCGTCGTCATCTACGATCTGTTGCAAACCAAGCATGCGATTCTCCGCAACTTTCCGGTGATCGGACATTTTCGCTACATCCTCGAAGCTGTCGGTCCGGAGTTGCGGCAATATATTGTGACCGACAACAACGAGGAGCGGCCTTTCTCTCGTGATCAGCGGCGTTGGGTGTATGCCTCTTCTAAACTTGCCAACAACTATTTCGGCTTCGGCACAGACAACGATCTTGAGACTCCGGCCAATCATTTGATCGTCAAGCAGGTGATGTTTCCGCTGCCCATTTATCACGGCTGCGATGCGGAATTTGATCCGAATTTTTCACTGCCCTGCGCCAAGGTTCTGGGAGGAAAGCGAGGCCGCAGACTGGCTTTTCGGCCGACGTCGGTGGTGAATATTTCGGCAATGAGTTTTGGATCGCTCAGCGCGCCGGCCATCGAAGCGCTGAATCGCGGTTCGCAGATTGCTGGTTGCCTGCACAACACCGGTGAGGGTGGCGTCTCGCGCTACCATCTGCATGGCGGCGAATTGATTTGGCAAATCGGCACCGGCTATTTCGGTTGTCGCGACGCACAGGGAAACTTTGACCTACAAATGTTCCTCGATACGGTGGCGGCCCATCCCATTCGGGCGATCGAAATCAAACTCAGCCAAGGGGCCAAACCGGGCCTGGGGGGCATGCTGCCGGCGGCCAAGATTTCTCGCGAAATCTCCGAGATCCGCGGTATTCCCATGGGGGTCGACTGCGCCAGCCCCAACAACCATCGCGCCTTTCACGATGTCGACAGCATGCTGGATTTCGTGGAACTCCTGGCCGATAAAACCGGCCTGCCTGTGGGTATCAAATCGGCTGTGGGGGAGCTTGCCTTTTGGCAGGAGTTGGCTAAAGCCATGTCGAATTCCGACCGCGGCGTTGATTTCATCACCGTCGATGGCGGTGAAGGCGGGACCGGTGCTGCGCCGCTCTCCTTCAGTGATCACGTCTCGTTGCCGTTTAAGCTTGGCATGAGCCGCGTGTATCGCACGTTCGCCGAATCCGGATTACACCAGGACATCGTTTTCATCGGCTCGGGAAAATTGGGACTGCCGGAAACGGCTTTATTTGCTTTTGCACTCGGTTGCGACTTGGTGAATGTGGGCCGCGAAGCCATGCTGTCGATCGGCTGCATTCAAGCACAACGCTGCCACACCGGCCATTGCCCGGCGGGAATCGCCACGCAAAACCGTTGGCTAATGCGCGGCCTGGACCCCACGTCGAAAGCGGCACGGATGGCAAACTATGTCGTCTCGCTCCGCAAGGAACTCACCCACCTCTCCCGCGCCTGCGGCGTCTGCCATCCCGCGTTGCTCACCTGTGACCACTTCGAAATCCTACACGGTAACTTCGGAGTGCCCTCAATGCAGGAGTTATATCACTACGAACCCAACTGGGGCCTCCCCAACCCACAAGACACGGAGGCGATCACACGCTTGGTGTTGGGGGACGTGCCGGCGAAGGCTTAA